In the Clavelina lepadiformis chromosome 8, kaClaLepa1.1, whole genome shotgun sequence genome, one interval contains:
- the LOC143469082 gene encoding beta-1,4-galactosyltransferase 4-like: protein MGTTFRVSRIICAIILVIAFLGVIYLFRHGRRSEGSHGRYAGRGNSNQRYAHHHPKNIVKAHHGQISDGLTGRIYSMGAAVMSKFGVSKNGPHHSGSGHHDTSKWHHASSKRPYNRHHYHHHGNHHHYYSHDFHHHRNYYRHNHHHHNHPISGYSKLFIRDSPQSILKREEEYDLPKNSLLSSYRNLTQNPENVTFCDVAADNPYLEMGGIYRPEGKVPRAKVAIIVPYRRRWYHLRMLLHYIHPVLQRQGLEYGVFIINQNGTGVFNKASLMNAGFLEVSKLDEYKCFVFHDVDLMPEDYRCMYTCSPHPAQVRHIATSISKYRYRHGPGVTIGGISAFTKRQMQTLNGWSNLFKGWGGEDDDMALRIMARKMKIRRPTMSICRFTSLPHQRDKGNPLNPNRFRLLHTTASRMKTDGLNSVKYEVLSMKKYATYTNITVNIL from the exons ATGGGAACAACTTTTCGCGTTTCTCGCATAATTTGTGCCATAATTCTGGTTATTGCTTTCCTTGGAGTGATTTACCTGTTCAGGCACGGTCGTAGAAGTGAGGGATCTCATGGAAGATATGCGGGACGAGGAAATTCGAACCAACGGTATGCACATCACCatccaaaaaatattgttaaggCTCATCATGGGCAAATTTCAGACGGTTTAACCGGTCGGATCTATAGCATGGGAGCGGCAGTTATGTCCAAATTTGGAGTTTCAAAGAACGGCCCGCATCATTCAGGCAGCGGCCATCATGATACCTCAAAGTGGCATCATGCGTCATCCAAGCGGCCTTACAACCGACATCATTATCACCATCATGGAAACCATCACCATTATTACAGTCACGACTTTCATCATCATCGTAACTACTATCGCCATAATCACCATCATCACAATCATCCCATCAGTGGTTACTCGAAATTGTTTATCCGGGATTCCCCACAGTCGATACTGAAGCGTGAAGAGGAATACGATTTGCCAAAGAATAGTTTGTTGTCATCATACCGA AACCTAACACAAAACCCtgaaaatgtcacattttgtGACGTCGCAGCAGACAATCCTTACCTTGAAATGGGTGGAATATACAGACCAGAAGGCAAGGTTCCACGAGCAAAAGTTGCAATCATCGTTCCTTACAG GAGAAGGTGGTATCATCTTCGAATGCTACTTCATTACATTCATCCGGTCTTGCAACGGCAAGGCTTGGAGTACGGCGTATTCATCATCAACCAGAACGGAACTGGAGTATTCAATAAAGCTTCGTTGATGAACGCTGGTTTTCTTGAGGTTTCTAAATTGGATGAGTACAAATGCTTTGTCTTTCATGACGTTGATCTCATGCCAGAAGACTACAG ATGCATGTACACATGTTCCCCGCATCCAGCACAAGTGCGCCATATAGCGACAAGTATCAGTAAATATCGGTATAGACACGGACCAGGAGTCACTATTGGCGGAATATCAGCATTTACCAAGCGGCAAATGCAGACGTTAAACGGTTGGTCTAATCTCTTCAAGGGCTGGGGTGGTGAAGATGACGATATGGCGTTAAG AATCATGgcaagaaaaatgaaaatccGCCGACCGACCATGTCAATATGTCGCTTCACATCACTTCCGCATCAGAGGGACAAGGGAAATCCCCTTAATCCAAACCGTTTTCGACTGTTGCACACCACGGCTAGCCGAATGAAAACGGACGGCCTTAATTCGGTGAAATATGAAGTGCTGAGCATGAAGAAATACGCCACTTACACTAACATCACTGTAAACATTCTGTAA
- the LOC143469593 gene encoding uncharacterized protein LOC143469593 isoform X2, producing the protein MNLKYIKIILILFLVCSLIFEVDAGEEEVKKKKSKKKKKSKNPARVKAKAKHHHHHNKKKKQKLLPSTTTFLPALIPTTASGLILSSAALVISTPVDHGAMDGMTTLPSRSDSTRAERTNSTESDYDVETMMGFIMDMIMGDDDNYEAYDDVLPSTRFVTLAVEENTEATSSDDEEEGMEEENIQVDSGPKRQDSNNVIKKIEYEEETTLERTTIEIVVGATTDDQNDTDDTEEIISMKEDDSEKKSEKKTNEMDSCDFENVQNLIVKYIADGRIPLQKLTSRMRPDMPSEQKLAIANETFIELGLPPLKPCNPATSLDAEMEETEILETETCNFGGKITSPEEGLKLVKKMEDRNMLPQGTTLKALTGDIPIPQLKRMMLEAAVEQTVEEPKVEGAVQSQELNQLIALIEAGYLPPDTLKKFALGEITEEWLRKNLSQNRDLIMSQLPLPLSKLIESGEMPPDIEAAIFSGSHNKTELAKMFVRDDDFIKKLLPQKMLDMLQDRPVPMELKLLIISGKNESVIREEVEANDELLQQMMSPSTYFFFNLFKVQRNRTINVVISVVVVVVLTFIMVSLGCTMTIDKIIEHAKKPKGVVIALFAQFVIMPASAFGLTQAFNLDMYSAIAVLICGCCPGGNLSNMLAYSLSGDMNLSILMTTCSSILGLGLMPLSIFLYSRFIIPLDSGAVVPFDKIIINIALTIIPVCVGIAIRHFRPQWVTFVMRTGGVVLVVCSVTVAVLAGVMLGDAFFIYFPLPVLACCAILPMAGYILGYFFAFIARENPKCRRTICVETGCQNVQLCGTVLKLAFDPVLVGVLYLMPLVYMLFQVIEAFLIIFIFRLYNRLRYGKSEELKEEKTDDEKKKSDLESGSDLEKKSVEKNEQEHLLQENKEKESSKMTATGEGKSDQNTDNNGQLTEIWPLEGNPTPAYLDSFKTAGTENFV; encoded by the exons atgaatttaaaatacattaaaattaTCTTGATCCTCTTTCTTGTGTGTTCCCTCATCTTCGAAGTTGATGCTGGAGAGGAAGAAGTCAAGAAGAAGAAATccaaaaaaaagaagaaatcaaaaaatccCGCTCGAGTCAAAGCCAAAGCTaagcatcatcatcatcacaataagaaaaagaagcaaaaacTTCTCCCATCGACAACCACGTTCTTACCAGCCTTGATTCCGACGACCGCATCGGGATTAATTTTAAGTTCAGCAGCTTTGGTTATTTCTACTCCAGTCGACCATGGAGCTATGGACGGGATGACCACCCTACCAAGCAGAAGTGACAGTACAAGAGCGGAACGAACCAATTCAACCGAGTCCGACTACGACGTGGAGACGATGATGGGCTTCATAATGGACATGATAATGGGCGATGACGACAACTACGAAGCTTACGACGACGTGCTACCAAGCACCCGTTTCGTCACATTGGCCGTTGAAGAAAACACTGAAGCAACATCGTCCGATGATGAAGAGGAGGGAATGGAGGAAGAAAACATCCAGGTAGATTCAGGACCTAAGAGACAGGATTCGAATAATGTCATCAAGAAGATAGAATACGAAGAGGAAACGACGTTGGAAAGAACAACAATTGAAATCGTGGTCGGTGCGACTACAGACGATCAAAACGACACAGATGATACTGAAGAAATAATCTCGATGAAAGAGGACGATTCTGAAAAAAAATCGGAGaagaaaacaaatgaaatgGATTCTTGCGATTTCGAGAATGTTCAAAACCTCATCGTCAAATACATAGCAGATGGTAGGATCCCTTTGCAAAAGCTTACTTCACGAATGCGTCCGGATATGCCTTCGGAGCAAAAGTTAGCGATCGCAAATGAAACCTTTATTGAGTTGGGATTGCCACCGCTTAAACCATGCAACCCGGCAACTTCACTCGACGCAGAAATGGAAGAGACAGAAATCCTCGAAACTGAAACGTGCAATTTTG GAGGAAAAATCACGTCTCCGGAAGAAGGGCTTAAACTTGTCAAAAAGATGGAAGATCGGAACATGCTTCCACAGGGAACCACACTCAAAGCACTCACCGGCGATATCCCGATACCTCAGCTGAAGCGGATGATGTTAGAAGCTGCAGT CGAGCAGACAGTCGAAGAACCTAAAGTCGAAGGCGCTGTTCAAAGTCAG GAACTCAACCAACTAATAGCGCTCATCGAAGCCGGTTATCTTCCACCTGATACTCTAAAGAAATTTGCTCTCGGGGAAATCACTGAGGAATGGCTGAGAAAGAACCTAAGTCAGAACCGGGATTTAATCATGTCCCAACTTCCACTTCCATTAAGCAAGTTAATCGAATCGGGAGAAATGCCTCCGGACATTGAAGCTGCAATTTTCAGCGGTTCTCACAACAAGACTGAATTGGCGAAGATGTTTGTACGCGACGATGACTTTATCAAGAAACTATTACCGCAGAAAATGTTAGATATGCTGCAG GATAGACCAGTTCCGATGGAGTTAAAGCTATTGATTATTAGCGGAAAAAATGAATCTGTAATCCGGGAAGAAGTGGAAGCGAATGACGAGCTCCTGCAGCAGATGATGTCTCCGTCGACTTACTTCTTTTTTAACCTCTTCAAGGTGCAGAGAAACAGAACAATCAACGTGGTTATCAGCGTGGTTGTTGTCGTGGTCCTGACGTTTATCATGGTTTCCTTAG GCTGCACAATGACAATAGACAAGATCATAGAACACGCCAAGAAGCCAAAAGGTGTAGTGATCGCTCTCTTTGCCCAATTCGTGATCATGCCAGCGTCTGCGTTTGGGCTCACACAAGCCTTCAATCTCGACATGTACTCTGCAATCGCGGTGCTTATATGTGGATGTTGCCCCGGCGGCAACTTGTCCAATATGCTGGCTTATTCTTTAAGCGGTGATATGAATCTAAG CATCCTGATGACAACGTGCTCCTCCATTCTCGGACTGGGTTTAATGCCTCTTTCGATCTTCCTGTATTCCAGATTTATCATTCCACTGGATAGCGGAGCCGTTGTTCCATTTGACAAGATCATTATAAATATTGCTCTTACAATTATTCCCGTTTGCGTAGGAATTGCAATTCGTCACTTCAGGCCCCAGTGGGTGACTTTTGTCATGAGG ACGGGCGGCGTAGTATTGGTCGTGTGTTCGGTCACTGTGGCGGTTTTGGCAGGTGTCATGTTGGGGGATGCTTTCTTTATTTACTTTCCTTTGCCCGTGCTCGCCTGTTGTGCCATTCTCCCAATGGCAGGTTATATTCTCGGCTACTTTTTTGCCTTCATAGCGAGAGAAAATCCGAAATGCAG GAGGACAATCTGTGTGGAAACCGGATGCCAGAATGTACAGTTGTGCGGTACTGTCCTCAAGTTAGCTTTTGATCCGGTTCTAGTTGGTGTGTTGTACCTAATGCCGCTTGTCTACATGCTCTTCCAG GTAATCGAGGCTTTTCTGATAATTTTCATCTTCCGTTTGTACAATCGTCTCCGATACGGGAAGTCAGAAGAGctgaaagaagaaaaaaccGATGATGAGAAGAAGAAGTCCGACCTCGAATCAG GAAGTGACTTGGAAAAGAAATCAGTTGAGAAAAATGAACAAGAACATcttttgcaagaaaataaAGAGAAAGAGAGCTCAAAAATGACCGCGACTGGAGAAGGCAAATCGGATCAAAACACAGACAACAATGGCCAATTGACTGAAATATGGCCGCTAGAGGGCAACCCAACACC
- the LOC143469593 gene encoding uncharacterized protein LOC143469593 isoform X1 — MNLKYIKIILILFLVCSLIFEVDAGEEEVKKKKSKKKKKSKNPARVKAKAKHHHHHNKKKKQKLLPSTTTFLPALIPTTASGLILSSAALVISTPVDHGAMDGMTTLPSRSDSTRAERTNSTESDYDVETMMGFIMDMIMGDDDNYEAYDDVLPSTRFVTLAVEENTEATSSDDEEEGMEEENIQVDSGPKRQDSNNVIKKIEYEEETTLERTTIEIVVGATTDDQNDTDDTEEIISMKEDDSEKKSEKKTNEMDSCDFENVQNLIVKYIADGRIPLQKLTSRMRPDMPSEQKLAIANETFIELGLPPLKPCNPATSLDAEMEETEILETETCNFGGKITSPEEGLKLVKKMEDRNMLPQGTTLKALTGDIPIPQLKRMMLEAAVRFKQLPEKCLLEAEQTVEEPKVEGAVQSQELNQLIALIEAGYLPPDTLKKFALGEITEEWLRKNLSQNRDLIMSQLPLPLSKLIESGEMPPDIEAAIFSGSHNKTELAKMFVRDDDFIKKLLPQKMLDMLQDRPVPMELKLLIISGKNESVIREEVEANDELLQQMMSPSTYFFFNLFKVQRNRTINVVISVVVVVVLTFIMVSLGCTMTIDKIIEHAKKPKGVVIALFAQFVIMPASAFGLTQAFNLDMYSAIAVLICGCCPGGNLSNMLAYSLSGDMNLSILMTTCSSILGLGLMPLSIFLYSRFIIPLDSGAVVPFDKIIINIALTIIPVCVGIAIRHFRPQWVTFVMRTGGVVLVVCSVTVAVLAGVMLGDAFFIYFPLPVLACCAILPMAGYILGYFFAFIARENPKCRRTICVETGCQNVQLCGTVLKLAFDPVLVGVLYLMPLVYMLFQVIEAFLIIFIFRLYNRLRYGKSEELKEEKTDDEKKKSDLESGSDLEKKSVEKNEQEHLLQENKEKESSKMTATGEGKSDQNTDNNGQLTEIWPLEGNPTPAYLDSFKTAGTENFV; from the exons atgaatttaaaatacattaaaattaTCTTGATCCTCTTTCTTGTGTGTTCCCTCATCTTCGAAGTTGATGCTGGAGAGGAAGAAGTCAAGAAGAAGAAATccaaaaaaaagaagaaatcaaaaaatccCGCTCGAGTCAAAGCCAAAGCTaagcatcatcatcatcacaataagaaaaagaagcaaaaacTTCTCCCATCGACAACCACGTTCTTACCAGCCTTGATTCCGACGACCGCATCGGGATTAATTTTAAGTTCAGCAGCTTTGGTTATTTCTACTCCAGTCGACCATGGAGCTATGGACGGGATGACCACCCTACCAAGCAGAAGTGACAGTACAAGAGCGGAACGAACCAATTCAACCGAGTCCGACTACGACGTGGAGACGATGATGGGCTTCATAATGGACATGATAATGGGCGATGACGACAACTACGAAGCTTACGACGACGTGCTACCAAGCACCCGTTTCGTCACATTGGCCGTTGAAGAAAACACTGAAGCAACATCGTCCGATGATGAAGAGGAGGGAATGGAGGAAGAAAACATCCAGGTAGATTCAGGACCTAAGAGACAGGATTCGAATAATGTCATCAAGAAGATAGAATACGAAGAGGAAACGACGTTGGAAAGAACAACAATTGAAATCGTGGTCGGTGCGACTACAGACGATCAAAACGACACAGATGATACTGAAGAAATAATCTCGATGAAAGAGGACGATTCTGAAAAAAAATCGGAGaagaaaacaaatgaaatgGATTCTTGCGATTTCGAGAATGTTCAAAACCTCATCGTCAAATACATAGCAGATGGTAGGATCCCTTTGCAAAAGCTTACTTCACGAATGCGTCCGGATATGCCTTCGGAGCAAAAGTTAGCGATCGCAAATGAAACCTTTATTGAGTTGGGATTGCCACCGCTTAAACCATGCAACCCGGCAACTTCACTCGACGCAGAAATGGAAGAGACAGAAATCCTCGAAACTGAAACGTGCAATTTTG GAGGAAAAATCACGTCTCCGGAAGAAGGGCTTAAACTTGTCAAAAAGATGGAAGATCGGAACATGCTTCCACAGGGAACCACACTCAAAGCACTCACCGGCGATATCCCGATACCTCAGCTGAAGCGGATGATGTTAGAAGCTGCAGTTAGGTTTAAACAACTGCCAGAAAAATGCCTTCTAGAAGCCGAGCAGACAGTCGAAGAACCTAAAGTCGAAGGCGCTGTTCAAAGTCAG GAACTCAACCAACTAATAGCGCTCATCGAAGCCGGTTATCTTCCACCTGATACTCTAAAGAAATTTGCTCTCGGGGAAATCACTGAGGAATGGCTGAGAAAGAACCTAAGTCAGAACCGGGATTTAATCATGTCCCAACTTCCACTTCCATTAAGCAAGTTAATCGAATCGGGAGAAATGCCTCCGGACATTGAAGCTGCAATTTTCAGCGGTTCTCACAACAAGACTGAATTGGCGAAGATGTTTGTACGCGACGATGACTTTATCAAGAAACTATTACCGCAGAAAATGTTAGATATGCTGCAG GATAGACCAGTTCCGATGGAGTTAAAGCTATTGATTATTAGCGGAAAAAATGAATCTGTAATCCGGGAAGAAGTGGAAGCGAATGACGAGCTCCTGCAGCAGATGATGTCTCCGTCGACTTACTTCTTTTTTAACCTCTTCAAGGTGCAGAGAAACAGAACAATCAACGTGGTTATCAGCGTGGTTGTTGTCGTGGTCCTGACGTTTATCATGGTTTCCTTAG GCTGCACAATGACAATAGACAAGATCATAGAACACGCCAAGAAGCCAAAAGGTGTAGTGATCGCTCTCTTTGCCCAATTCGTGATCATGCCAGCGTCTGCGTTTGGGCTCACACAAGCCTTCAATCTCGACATGTACTCTGCAATCGCGGTGCTTATATGTGGATGTTGCCCCGGCGGCAACTTGTCCAATATGCTGGCTTATTCTTTAAGCGGTGATATGAATCTAAG CATCCTGATGACAACGTGCTCCTCCATTCTCGGACTGGGTTTAATGCCTCTTTCGATCTTCCTGTATTCCAGATTTATCATTCCACTGGATAGCGGAGCCGTTGTTCCATTTGACAAGATCATTATAAATATTGCTCTTACAATTATTCCCGTTTGCGTAGGAATTGCAATTCGTCACTTCAGGCCCCAGTGGGTGACTTTTGTCATGAGG ACGGGCGGCGTAGTATTGGTCGTGTGTTCGGTCACTGTGGCGGTTTTGGCAGGTGTCATGTTGGGGGATGCTTTCTTTATTTACTTTCCTTTGCCCGTGCTCGCCTGTTGTGCCATTCTCCCAATGGCAGGTTATATTCTCGGCTACTTTTTTGCCTTCATAGCGAGAGAAAATCCGAAATGCAG GAGGACAATCTGTGTGGAAACCGGATGCCAGAATGTACAGTTGTGCGGTACTGTCCTCAAGTTAGCTTTTGATCCGGTTCTAGTTGGTGTGTTGTACCTAATGCCGCTTGTCTACATGCTCTTCCAG GTAATCGAGGCTTTTCTGATAATTTTCATCTTCCGTTTGTACAATCGTCTCCGATACGGGAAGTCAGAAGAGctgaaagaagaaaaaaccGATGATGAGAAGAAGAAGTCCGACCTCGAATCAG GAAGTGACTTGGAAAAGAAATCAGTTGAGAAAAATGAACAAGAACATcttttgcaagaaaataaAGAGAAAGAGAGCTCAAAAATGACCGCGACTGGAGAAGGCAAATCGGATCAAAACACAGACAACAATGGCCAATTGACTGAAATATGGCCGCTAGAGGGCAACCCAACACC